One stretch of Fictibacillus sp. b24 DNA includes these proteins:
- a CDS encoding YqhV family protein has translation MIEKVVLAMAAIRILSGTLEITAALFMLHYNTVERALVINSMLSIVGPIIFFSTMTLGIYGLSTKLSFGSLIWIMLGVVCIVYGIKR, from the coding sequence ATGATTGAAAAAGTCGTCCTAGCTATGGCCGCAATTCGTATTCTATCTGGTACGCTCGAAATTACAGCAGCACTCTTCATGCTGCATTACAATACCGTTGAACGCGCACTCGTCATCAATTCCATGCTTTCAATCGTTGGTCCTATCATCTTTTTCTCTACCATGACACTCGGAATCTACGGATTATCTACTAAATTGTCATTCGGAAGTTTGATTTGGATCATGTTAGGAGTTGTTTGTATTGTTTATGGGATAAAAAGATAG
- a CDS encoding AAA family ATPase has protein sequence MILKSISYRNDKKKQGYPFQLPLFQSLETLHFRKPITILVGENGTGKSTLLKAIADQAGSVRINRSEEEDSDLPSLSKQLKLTWSVKTKKGFFLTAEDFANFVRRAAEMKETARKELENIEVEYKNKSAYAKSLASLPHNRTLHELQELYNDGLEFRSHGERFLDFFQSRFRPNGLYILDEPEVPLSPMKQLSFISLLKEMEQQNAQFIIATHSPILMAYPGAEIINLDSLPPAPTSYEDLEHVQITKTFLDNPERYLRHL, from the coding sequence GTGATTTTAAAATCGATTTCATATAGGAACGATAAGAAAAAACAAGGATATCCTTTCCAATTACCACTGTTTCAATCCTTAGAGACTCTTCACTTTCGAAAGCCCATTACTATCTTAGTAGGAGAAAACGGCACGGGAAAATCAACACTGCTCAAGGCCATTGCAGATCAAGCAGGTTCTGTTCGAATCAATCGATCAGAAGAGGAGGATTCAGACCTACCCTCATTATCAAAGCAGCTCAAATTGACTTGGAGTGTGAAGACAAAGAAAGGTTTTTTCCTAACCGCAGAAGACTTTGCAAACTTTGTGAGACGTGCAGCGGAAATGAAAGAAACCGCGCGTAAAGAATTAGAAAACATTGAAGTTGAGTACAAGAACAAGTCTGCTTATGCTAAAAGTTTAGCTTCCCTCCCACATAACCGCACATTGCATGAACTACAAGAACTTTATAACGACGGTCTTGAGTTTCGATCACACGGCGAACGGTTTCTGGACTTTTTTCAGTCGCGTTTTCGACCTAACGGACTGTATATCCTCGATGAGCCAGAAGTGCCGCTTTCACCTATGAAACAGTTGAGTTTTATCTCACTATTAAAAGAGATGGAGCAGCAGAATGCGCAATTCATTATCGCAACTCATTCTCCTATCCTGATGGCATATCCAGGTGCAGAAATCATCAATCTTGATTCGCTGCCACCAGCTCCAACATCATACGAAGACCTAGAGCATGTTCAAATCACGAAAACATTCTTGGATAATCCTGAACGGTACTTGAGGCATCTATAG
- a CDS encoding DUF819 domain-containing protein, whose protein sequence is MFATTNGPLIQEPMAIFAYLAALVGFVFIVGESKNRILQKFFHYAPPLIWTYFLPMISTTLGIIPSSSDLYSFVSAYILPVGLLLLLLSINVKATLKLGPKAILMFLAGTLGVIVGGPIALAIFQPYLPEDAWTGVAALAGSWIGGSANMAALVEAVDTPEHILSPIIVVDTVVGYSWMGIMIALAGYQARFDKWNKADNRIIGEVNKQVGELEKKNARPIAVPQLLAILGLGFGLAFVVGKFSQKLPQGDILNAATWTIMIISAIGIVLSFTKVRELENYGASKVGYAGIYLLLATIGAKANLVYVVEAPQYILMGIVWLSIHVLFLFAAAKLLRSPMFFVAVGSQGNIGGTSSAPVVASVFQPALAPVGLLMGLLGNIVGTYGAILCAKLAQMVSQM, encoded by the coding sequence ATGTTTGCAACAACAAATGGACCGCTCATTCAAGAACCAATGGCGATCTTTGCTTACTTAGCAGCGCTTGTTGGTTTTGTATTCATTGTGGGCGAATCCAAAAACCGTATTTTACAAAAGTTTTTCCATTATGCGCCGCCATTGATCTGGACTTACTTTTTACCGATGATCTCAACGACGCTTGGTATTATACCTTCCAGTTCTGATTTATACAGTTTTGTTTCCGCTTACATACTGCCGGTCGGACTGTTGTTATTGCTATTATCGATTAATGTAAAAGCAACTTTGAAGCTTGGGCCAAAAGCGATTCTAATGTTCCTAGCTGGAACGCTTGGGGTTATTGTAGGTGGACCAATAGCGCTCGCGATCTTCCAGCCGTACTTGCCAGAAGACGCTTGGACAGGGGTTGCAGCGCTTGCGGGCAGCTGGATTGGCGGCTCAGCAAATATGGCGGCACTCGTTGAAGCGGTGGACACACCTGAACACATTCTTTCACCGATCATTGTTGTAGATACGGTTGTCGGATACAGCTGGATGGGGATCATGATTGCTCTTGCTGGATATCAAGCTCGCTTTGATAAATGGAACAAAGCGGATAACCGCATTATTGGGGAAGTGAATAAGCAAGTTGGAGAGCTGGAAAAAAAGAATGCTCGCCCGATTGCGGTTCCTCAATTGCTGGCTATTCTAGGTCTTGGTTTTGGTCTAGCGTTTGTAGTAGGGAAGTTCTCTCAGAAGCTGCCACAAGGGGATATTTTGAATGCGGCAACGTGGACGATCATGATTATCTCTGCGATCGGGATCGTACTTTCTTTTACAAAAGTTCGTGAACTTGAAAACTATGGGGCAAGTAAAGTCGGTTACGCAGGTATTTACTTGCTGCTCGCGACAATAGGAGCAAAGGCAAACTTAGTATATGTGGTTGAAGCCCCGCAATACATCCTGATGGGAATCGTGTGGCTTTCCATACACGTTCTCTTCTTGTTTGCCGCTGCAAAATTGCTGCGCTCTCCGATGTTCTTCGTGGCCGTTGGTTCACAAGGAAACATTGGCGGAACAAGCTCAGCACCAGTTGTTGCGTCTGTCTTCCAGCCGGCACTCGCACCAGTTGGTCTATTGATGGGCTTATTAGGCAACATCGTAGGAACGTATGGAGCGATTCTTTGTGCAAAGCTCGCTCAAATGGTTTCACAGATGTAG
- a CDS encoding LysR family transcriptional regulator, with protein MEFTWLKTFITAAECENFRRTAEILHVSQPSVTVHIKLLEEELGMSLFLREGRRVKLTIEGRRYLQNAKKLMEVYESGLEDLNAFQQGYHSKLCIGISPLIADTILPSVLKRYVKVHSEVEISIKIIESEDVESAVLNEDVDLGLSCLGSSHSEITSQLLYKDKVVLVAPHDGLDFETAPPLDEKEVLLSNYLLTHNHPGYWEDLSRGIKLRYPGVRMMKVSQIHITKRFITEGLGVSFLPLSTVRRELLEGRLLEVDCFSLDLPDANTFALTKYSHEKQREFLAYLSGYRF; from the coding sequence ATGGAATTTACTTGGTTAAAAACGTTTATTACCGCAGCGGAATGTGAAAATTTTAGAAGAACGGCAGAGATACTCCATGTTTCACAGCCTTCTGTAACGGTTCATATCAAATTGCTTGAAGAAGAATTGGGCATGTCTCTGTTTCTACGCGAAGGAAGACGAGTGAAGTTGACCATAGAAGGCAGGCGGTATCTGCAGAACGCGAAGAAATTGATGGAAGTGTATGAGAGCGGGTTAGAGGATCTCAATGCTTTTCAACAAGGGTATCACTCTAAACTTTGCATAGGCATCTCACCGCTTATAGCGGATACGATTTTGCCATCGGTTTTAAAACGGTATGTAAAAGTGCATTCGGAAGTCGAGATCTCTATCAAAATTATAGAGTCAGAAGATGTTGAGTCTGCGGTTTTAAACGAAGACGTAGATCTAGGGCTGTCGTGCTTGGGAAGTTCACATTCTGAAATTACGAGTCAGCTGCTATATAAAGACAAAGTCGTGTTGGTAGCGCCTCATGACGGTTTGGACTTTGAGACTGCACCGCCACTGGATGAAAAAGAGGTTCTGCTCTCTAACTATTTGTTGACGCATAACCATCCAGGATATTGGGAGGATCTTTCAAGAGGTATAAAATTGCGTTATCCTGGGGTGCGGATGATGAAAGTTTCGCAGATTCACATCACGAAAAGATTTATTACTGAAGGACTTGGGGTTTCCTTTTTACCATTATCAACGGTTAGAAGAGAACTGTTAGAAGGCAGGCTGCTTGAAGTGGATTGCTTTTCGCTTGACTTACCTGATGCCAATACCTTTGCATTAACAAAGTACAGTCATGAGAAACAGAGAGAGTTTTTAGCGTATTTGTCTGGATATCGGTTTTGA
- a CDS encoding citrate synthase/methylcitrate synthase, producing MQKGLKGIVAAETGISHIDGTEGKLIYRGFEIGDLTSRFSFEEVAYLLWYGKLPNQEQLRTLRNELIKNRVLPLHMKNILDHLPKDMDLMSVIRTAVSSEGLMSYAWKPSIEQAIRLTSLVPTIISYWKCRIEGKSFVAPSEELAHVENYLYMLNGEIPSKAHTLALETYMILTLEHGMNASTFSARVTASTESDMVSAATSAIGTMKGPLHGGAPSGVIDLLDEVRSVGSAELVIRRKLENGEKLMGFGHRVYKTHDPRAVALKAKLLELVGEDEWLDLALEVEKTAVALLEEYKPGRSLYTNVEFYAAAIMKAIQLDPALFTPTFTASRMVGWTAHILEQAEDNTIYRPQSIYTGQFHDTTSLNM from the coding sequence ATGCAAAAAGGACTTAAAGGAATCGTTGCAGCGGAGACAGGGATCAGCCACATAGATGGGACAGAAGGAAAGTTAATCTACAGAGGGTTTGAGATCGGTGACCTTACTTCTCGTTTTTCGTTTGAAGAAGTTGCGTATTTGCTATGGTACGGCAAACTTCCCAATCAAGAACAGTTGCGTACATTGAGGAATGAGCTTATCAAGAATCGCGTACTCCCACTCCATATGAAAAACATTTTAGATCATCTTCCAAAAGACATGGATTTGATGAGCGTAATCCGAACAGCGGTTTCGTCTGAAGGTTTAATGAGCTATGCATGGAAGCCAAGTATAGAACAGGCGATCAGATTAACAAGCTTAGTGCCTACGATTATTAGTTATTGGAAATGTCGGATAGAAGGCAAATCATTTGTTGCACCATCTGAAGAATTAGCTCACGTTGAAAATTACTTATATATGTTAAATGGCGAAATACCAAGTAAAGCACATACGCTTGCTCTCGAAACCTACATGATTCTAACATTAGAACACGGCATGAACGCCTCCACTTTTTCGGCACGTGTGACAGCATCTACCGAATCCGATATGGTGTCTGCCGCAACATCGGCGATTGGAACGATGAAAGGTCCCCTTCACGGAGGTGCACCTTCTGGAGTCATTGACTTGTTGGACGAGGTACGAAGTGTTGGCAGTGCTGAACTTGTGATTCGCCGCAAGTTGGAGAATGGAGAAAAACTCATGGGATTCGGGCATCGAGTCTATAAAACACATGACCCTCGAGCCGTAGCGTTAAAAGCTAAACTGTTAGAGCTAGTCGGTGAAGATGAGTGGTTAGATCTCGCGTTAGAGGTAGAGAAAACAGCTGTGGCTTTATTAGAGGAATACAAGCCAGGCAGATCGTTGTACACGAATGTTGAATTTTACGCTGCGGCTATTATGAAGGCAATTCAGCTGGACCCAGCTCTTTTTACACCAACATTTACGGCAAGCCGAATGGTCGGATGGACCGCTCATATTTTAGAGCAAGCCGAAGACAACACGATTTATCGGCCGCAGTCAATTTATACGGGCCAATTTCATGATACAACTTCATTAAACATGTAA